The sequence below is a genomic window from Micromonospora aurantiaca ATCC 27029.
TCTCCTTCGATGTGGGCATCGCCGAGCTGGGCGGGCACCCGCTCGTGGTGGACACCCAGGTCACCCACTTCGGCCGGGGCGAGACGCTCGCCGACGCGGGCCGGGTGCTGTCCCGCTACGTCGCCGCGATCGTGCTGCGCACCCACGGCGACGACCGGATCGCCGAGGTCGCCGCGCACGCGACGGTGCCGGTGGTCAACGCGCTGACCGACACGTACCACCCCTGCCAGCTGCTGGCCGACCTGCTCACCGTGCGGGAACGGTTCGGCGGGACCGCCGGGCGGATCCTCACGTACGTGGGCGACGCGGCGAACAACATGGCGCACTCGTACCTGCTGGCCGGCGCGACCGCCGGGATGCACGTGCGGATCGCCGGCCCGGCCGGGTTCCAGCCCGACCCGGAGATCGTGGCCCGCGCCGAGAAGATCGCCGCCGCCACCGGCGGCTCGGTCCAGGTGCTCACCGACCCGGCCGAGGCGGTACGCGGCGCGCACGTCGTCGCCACCGACACCTGGACGTCGATGGGGCAGGAGGAGGACGGACTGGACCGGACCACGCCGTTCCTGCCGTACCAGGTCAACGCCGCGCTGCTCGGCCACGCCGACGCCGACGTGATCGTGTTGCACTGCCTGCCCGCCCACCGGGGCGAGGAGATCACCGACGAGGCGCTCGACGGCCCGCACAGCGCGGTGTTCGACCAGGCGGAGAATCGGCTGCACGCCCAGAAGGCGCTGCTGACGTTTCTCCTGGAGGAATCCGCATGACCGCTCCGCTGACCCGCGCCGCGCGGCACGCCCGCATCGTCGAGCTGATCCGCGACACCCCCATCCACTCGCAGACCGAGCTGGCCGACCTGCTCGCCGGCGACGGCATCCAGGTCACCCAGGCCACCCTGTCGCGCGACCTGAAGGAACTGGGAGCGGTGACCGCGCGTGGCGGCGACGGGCGGGGCGTCTACCTGATCCCGGAGGACGGGCACCGGCCGCTGCGCGACGCCGAGGGCGCACCGGCCCGGCTGATCCGGCTGCTGCGGGAGCTGCTCAACGGCGTCGACTCCAGCGGCAACATCGCGGTGCTGCGCACCCCGCCGGGCGCGGCGCAGTACCTCGCCAGCGCACTGGACCGGGCCGGCCTGTCCGAGATCGTCGGCACCATCGCCGGCGACGACACCATCCTCGTCGTGGCCCGCGAGGCCGACGGCGGCGCCGCGCTGGGTGAGCGGCTCGCCGCGTGGGCCCGCCGCGACGACCCAGTCGAAGGGGGCACCTCGTGACCGAGCGGGTCGTGCTCGCGTACTCCGGGGGCCTGGACACCTCGGTCGCCATCCCGTACCTGGCCGAGCGGACCGGCGCGGAGGTGATCGCGGTCGCTGTCGACGTCGGCCAGGGCGGCGAGGACATGACAGTGATCCGGCAGCGCGCGCTCGACTGCGGCGCCGTCGAGTCCGAGGTGGTCGACGCCCGCGACGAGTTCGCCGCCGACTACTGCCTGCCGGCGATCCGGGCCAACGCCCTCTACATGGACCGCTACCCGCTGGTGTCCGCGCTGTCCCGGCCGCTGATCGTCAAGCACCTGGTCGCGGCGGCGCGCGCCTACGGCGGCACGATCGTGTCGCACGGCTGCACCGGCAAGGGCAACGACCAGGTCCGGTTCGAGGTCGGCCTGGCCGCCCTCGCGCCCGACCTGAAGGTCGTCGCGCCGGCCCGGGACTTCGCCTGGACCCGGGACAAGGCGATCGCGTACGCCGAGGAGAAGGGGCTGCCGATCGACGTGTCGGCGAAGTCGCCGTACTCGATCGACCAGAACCTGTGGGGCCGGGCCGTGGAGACCGGCTTCCTGGAGGACATCTGGAACGCCCCGGTCGAGGACCTCTACGCGTACACCGAGGACCCGGCGTCGGAACGCGACCCGGACGACGTGGTGATCACGTTCGACGACGGCGTCCCGGTCGCGATCGACGGCGAGACGGTCACCCCGTACCAGGCGATCCGGGAGCTGAACCGGCGGGCCGGGGCGCACGGCGTGGGCCGGCTCGACATGGTCGAGGACCGGCTGGTCGGCATCAAGAGCCGCGAGGTGTACGAGGCGCCCGGCGCGCTCGCCCTGATCACCGCCCACCAGGAGCTGGAGGCGGTCACAGTCGAGCGGGACCTGGCCCGGTTCAAGCGCGGCGTCGACCAGCGCTGGGGTGAGCTGGTCTACGACGGGCTCTGGTTCTCGCCGCTGAAGCGGTCGCTGGACGCGTTCATCGACGACGCGCAGCGGCACGTCAGCGGCGAGGTACGGCTGCGCCTGCACGGCGGCCGGGCGGTGGTCACCGGCCGGCGCTCCGAGGCGAGCCTCTACGACTTCGGCCTCGCCACCTACGACACCGGCGACACGTTCGACCAGTCGCTGGCGAAGGGATTCGTACGACTGTGGGGACTGCCCAGCACGATGGCCGCGCAACGGGACGCCCGGATGGGAGGGGCCTGATGGGGGGCACCACAATGGGTGGGGTGGACGACAAGAGCCTGACCGAGAACAGCGCCCCCGCCAACCGGACGAGCCTCTGGGGCGGCCGGTTCGCCGGCGGTCCCGCCGAGGCGCTCGCGCGGCTGTCGGTGAGCGTCCAGTTCGACTGGCGCCTCGCCCCGTACGACATCGCCGGTTCCCGCGCGCACGCCCGGGTCCTCGCCGGCGCCGGCCTGCTCGACCCGGACGAACTGGGCCGGATGCTGGCGGCGCTGGACGACCTGGAGGCGGCCTGCGCCTCCGGCGCGTTCCGCCCGACCGTCGACGACGAGGACGTGCACACCGCGCTGGAACGTGGCCTGCTGGAACGGCTCGGCAGCCTCGGCGGCAAGCTGCGCGCCGGCCGGTCCCGCAACGACCAGGTCGCCACCGACCTGCGGCTCTACCTGCGCGACCACGCCCGCGGCGTGGCGGCCCGGCTGGTCGAGCTGGCCGAGGCCCTCGTCGAGCAGGCGGAACGGCACGTGGACACCGCCGCGCCGGGCATGACGCACCTGCAGCACGCCCAGCCGGTGACGTTCGGGCACTGGCTGCTGGCCCACGTGCAGCCGCTGCTGCGCGACCTGGAGCGGATGCGCGACTGGGACGAGCGGACCGCGATCAGCCCGCTCGGCGCGGGCGCGCTGGCCGGCTCGGGACTGCCGCTGGACCCGGTGGCGGTCGCGAAGGAGCTGGGTTTCCGCACCTCGTTCGCCAACTCGATGGACGCGGTCGCCGACCGCGACTTCGTGGCCGAGTTCCTGTTCGTCACCGCGATGATCGGCGTGCACCTGTCCCGCCTCGGCGAGGAGGTGGTGCTCTGGACCTCGCAGGAGTTCGGCTGGGTCGAGCTGGACGACGCCTTCGCCACCGGCTCGTCGATCATGCCGCAGAAGAAGAACGCGGACATCGCCGAGCTGGCCCGGGGCAAGTCCGGCCGCCTGGTCGGCGGCCTGATGAGCGTGCTCACCATGCTCAAGGGCCTGCCCATGACGTACGACCGGGACATGCAGGAGGACAAGGAGCCGGCGTTCGACGCGGTCGACACGCTGGAGCTGCTGCTGCCCGCGCTGGCCGGGATGATCTCCACGATGACGGTCCGGGTGGACCGGCTGGTCGCGAGCGCGCCGTCGGGCTTCTCGCTGGCCACCGAGGTCGCCGACTGGCTGGTGCGGCGCAACGTGCCGTTCCGCGACGCGCACGAGATCACCGGCAAGCTGGTGGCGCTGTGCGCGGCCCGCGACTGCGCGCTGGACGAGGTGTCCGACGCCGACCTGGCCGCGGTGAGCGAGCACCTGGACCCCTCGGTGCGCGACGTGCTCTCGGTGCGCTCGGCGCTCGCCGCCCGCATCACGCCCGGCTCCACCGGCCCCGGCCCGGTCGCCGACCAGCTCGCCGCCGCGGCGGACAAGCTGACCGGCTGGCGGGAGTGGGCCGCCGAGCGGGTCGTACCCCGCTGACCTGCGCGGCTGGTCCGGGGCAGGGCTCGCCCCGTCCCGGACCAGCCGCACGCCCCACGCCGGGCGCCCGACGCGGCGCCCCGCGCCCCGCGCCGAGATCTTGGTACGAAATGGCCCCCATAGGGGCGCTAAGCTTCCAAGATCTACAGCGGTCCTGCCTTGTGGAATGCGGATCCTGCCTTGCGGGACCTCGGGCTGCGGTCTCGGACTTCGGACTCCGCCGCTCGGTGCACCGTCCGATCCAGCGCTGTTCGGTGCTCCGTCCGGTTCTTCGGTCAGCCGGTGGGGCGCTCGCGTTTCGGGAGCTTGGCCACCACCGCGTCGTACGAACCGTCGGCCGCCTCGATCAGCTCGTCGTCCGGGATGCCGCCGGAGAGCCGCAGCGTGTTCCAGCCCGACCGGCCGATGTAGGGGGAGGGGCGTGCGTCGGCCGGGAACCGGTGCAGCCACTCGTCGGCCACCTCCCGGGACGCCCCGCACTTCACCCCGAGACGGGCCTCACCGTCGGGGGAGCCGAGGAACGCGAAGATGCGGCTGCCCACCTTCACCACCTCGTCGCCCTCCCACGGCCGGTCGAGCCAGGCTCCCGGCTTGGCCAGGCAGTAGGCCAGCATCTCCTCGCGCGTCATCGCGTCCTCCCGTGCCGTCGTCCGGCACAGTCTCGCCCGCCGCTGTGACAGCCCGCGCCGCCGGGCGGCCGGTCAGTCGCCGGTGCCGGTGCGGACGGTGAGCCGCTCGTAGCGCTGCCGGGCCGCCTGGGCGCTGCCCAGCCCCAGCCCGAAGGCGATCGCCTGCCAGGTCATGCCCCGGCCGCGGGCCACCTGCAACAGGCCGGCCTCCAGCGCGTCCACCTCGGCCCGCACGTGCGGGATCAGCGTCAGCGCGGCCATCAGGTCGGCCTGGTCGACGGGCTCCTCACCCTCGTCCAGCTCGGCGCCCCCGGCCAGCGCCATCACCAGCGTGGCCGCCTCGTAGGCGTCGGGCACGTCCGGGTGGGCGTAGCGCCGGCGGCGGGAGTTGGTGCCGGCGTGCCGCTCGGCGATCCGCAGCAGCGCCGCGTAGTTGCGGTGCGCCCGGGCCTGGGCAGCATCCGGAGCGGTGAACGGGTCGTTGTCCACGGTGACCATGCCGTCCATCCCACACCCAAGAATGACCTGTTGTCAACACCCTGTTGAAAGTCATTCGTGCACAACGCCGTGCCTCCGGGGAGTGGTGAGAAGACGGCGCGTCATGCACGACAGACGCGCCGCGGGGTGTTCCGGGTTGCCCGGAACGGCCGATTCAGGCCGGTGAGTTCCGCACCGGGGCGGCCGGAGCGGGCCGGCGGCGCGGCGCGTGCCGCCGGTAGACGCTGACGCTGGGCTCGTCCGCCAGCCAGAACCGCCACGGCAGGTCGTGCGCGGCGGCGACCCCGACGCGTGGCCCGGAGACGATCCGCGCCGGGTCGACGGGGCTCGCCGGTGGCGTCAGCAGCAGCGGGCCGCTGCCGTCGATCGCCGAGGTGCCGTTCGCCTCCCGCCCGAGCCCGAGCGCGGTGACCAGCCGGGCCGGCCCGCGGGCCAGCTCCCGGTCGGCGGCGCGCGGCCGGCGCTCGCGAGCGGTCTCGATGCCGTCGACCACCTCGCCCGCGCGCAACAGCACCGCCGCCGCCTCGCCGTCGCGACCGCAGACGATGTTCGCGCACCAGTGCATGCCGAACACGAAGTACACGTAGACGTGCCCGGCGGGCCCGAACATGACCCTGTTGCGCGGCGTCGGCCCGCGGTGGGCGTGCGACGCCGCGTCCTCGCCGGTGCCCGCGTACGCCTCGACCTCGGTGAGCCGGACGGTGACGACGCCGGACGACACGGTCCAGCCGAGCAGCGTCCGCGCGGTGTCGGCGACCTGCGCGGCGGGTGCGTCGAGCCAGGGGTACGTCATCGCGGCAAGGGTAGTCGGTGGGCGGCGCGTGATCCGGGCCACGCGGGGGTGGGCAGCCACCGGAATAGTTGACTCGTCAAATATGTTGTGAGGAGCGATCCCGGGCCGACCGGTCCGGACCCCACGCGAGGAGCTGGTCATGCAGTTCGGAGTCTTCACCGTCGGTGACGTCACCGTCGACCCCACGAACGGGCGGATGCCGTCCGAGCGTGAGCGGATCAAGGCCATGACCGCCATCGCGCTCAAGGCCGAAGAGGTCGGCCTCGACGTCTTCGCCACCGGCGAGCACCACAACCCGCCGTTCGTGCCGTCGTCACCCACCACCATGCTCGGCTGGATCGCCGCGCGCACCGAACGGCTGCTGCTGTCCACCTCGACCACGCTGATCACCACGAACGACCCGGTGAAGATCGCCGAGGACTACGCGATGCTCCAGCACCTGGCCGACGGCCGGGTGGACCTGATGATGGGCCGCGGCAACACCGGCCCGGTCTACCCGTGGTTCGGGCAGGACATCCGCAACGGCATCCCGCTGGCCATCGAGAACTACGACCTGCTGCACCGGCTGTGGCGCGAGGACGTGGTCGACTGGAAGGGCCGGTTCCGCACGCCGCTGCAGTCGTTCACCTCGACCCCGCGCCCGCTCGACGGCGTACCGCCGTTCGTCTGGCACGGCTCCATCCGCAGCCCGGAGATCGCCGAGCAGGCCGCGTACTACGGCGACGGCTTCTTCGCCAACCACATCTTCTGGCCCAAGGAGCACACCCAGCGGATGGTCGGCCTCTACCGCGAGCGGTACGCGCACTACGGCCACGGCTCGCCGGACCAGGCCGTCGTCGGCCTCGGCGGGCAGGTGTTCATGCGCCGCAACTCCCAGGACGCGGTACGCGAGTTCCGCCCCTACTTCGACAACGCCCCGGTCTACGGGCACGGGCCGTCGCTGGAGGAGTTCACCCGCGAGACGCCGCTGACCGTGGGCAGCCCGCAGCAGGTCATCGACCGCACGCTGGGCTTCCGCGAGTACGTCGGCGACTACCAGCGGCAGCTGTTCCTGATGGACCACGCCGGGCTGCCGCTGAAGACGGTGCTGGAGCAGCTCGACCTGCTGGGCGAGGAGGTGGTGCCGGTGCTGCGCAAGGAGTTCGACTCGCTGCGTCCCGCGCACGTGCCCGAGGCGCCCACCCACGCGAGTCTGCTGGCCGCCCGCGACGCCGCCCCGGCCGGGGAGCAGCGATGACCAGCCGTACCCTCGCGGTCGTCTCGGCCGGTCTCGGCCAGCCGTCGTCGACCCGCCTGCTCGCCGACCAGCTCGCCGCGGCCGCCCGCGACGAGCTGGCCGGCCGCGGCGCCACTGTGGAACTGCGCGTGGTCGAGCTGCGCGAGCACGCCCACGACGTGGTGAACCACCTGCTCACCGGCTTCGCCCCGGCCGCGCTGCGGCGGACGCTCGACGAGGTGGCGGCCGCCGACGGGCTGATCGCGGTGACGCCGATCTTCAACGCGTCCTACAACGGGCTGTTCAAGTCGTTCTTCGACGTGGTCGACCGGGACGCGCTCGCCGGCAAGCCGGTGCTGCTCGGGGCGACCGGCGGCACCGCCCGGCACTCGCTGGCGCTGGAGCACGCGGTCCGGCCGATGTTCACGTACCTGCGGGCGGCGACACTGCCCACAGCGGTCTTCGCCGCACCGGAGGACTGGGCCGGCGACGACGGCGACAGCGCGCTGCGGTCCCGGATCCGCCGGGCCGGAGCCGAGCTGGCCGAGCAGGTGGACCGCCGCCCGCCCGCGACCGGCCCGGCCGACCCGTTCGCGCTCACCACCGACTTCGCCGACCTGCTCGCCGGCCGCGACCCGTCCTGACGCCTGGGCGGGTCGGCGCGGACCCGACAGCTACCGGCCGTGGCCGTCGCCGGAGAACCACGCCGGAGAGCTCGTTATGACTGAGAGGCATAAATATGCCTCTCAGTCATAACGCTTGCAGGACATCTCTCTGGCCGGGCGGACCGGTCCGGAGCGGGCCGGCCAGACGCGCGGCGCGTCAGTCGTCGGCCGGCTCCGGCCGGTGGGCGACGAGCACCGGGCAGTGGGAGTGCTGCACCAGCGCCTGGCTGACCGAGCCGAGCAGCAGCCCGGCGAAGCCGCCCCGGCCCCGGGAACCGACCACCACGAGCGACGCCTCGCCGCTGGCCTCCCGGAGCGCGGTCTCCGGCGAGGCGGCGGTCACGGCCCGTTCCGCCACGCGCAGGTCCGGGTGCGCCGCCCGGACCCGGGCCGCGGCCTCGGCCAGCAGCCCGGCTGCCTCGGCCCGCGCCGCGGTGGACGCCTCCGCCGCGACCTCCGGCGCCACCGCGCCGCGTTCGGGCGACCGGACGTGCATCAGCACCAGCTCCGCGTCGCGCCGGTCGGCCTCGTCCGCCGCCAGCTCGATCGCGTACGCGGCCGAGTCGGAACCGTCCACGCCGACCAGCACCGGACCGTCCACCGGGATCGGCTGCTCCTCCGGGCGGACGATCAGCACCGGGCAGTGCCCGTGCTGCGCGAGCTGCCCGCTGACCGAGCCGAGCAGCAGGCCGGCGAAGCCGCCCACGCCCCGGCTGCCCACCACGACCAGTTCGGCGCGGCGGGACTCCTCGACCATCGTGGCGCCCGGGCCGCCGGCGACCTGGCGTACCTGCACCCGCAGGCCCGGGTGCCGCTCGGCCAGGTCGGCGGCGACCGACTCCAGCATCTTCTCCGACTCCGCGGTGGGCGCCGGCACCCCCAGGTCGTACGGGTTGAGCGGCACGCCGTACCCCATCGGGTGCAGGTAGCCGTGCACGAGCAGCAGCGGCCGGGAACGGGCGACGGCGGTCGCGGCGGCCAGGTCGGCGGCGGCCAGGCTGGACGGCGATCCGTCCACTCCCGCCACGACGGGTCGGTTCATCTGGTGCTTTCCCTCCGGTCGGCTCAGGCCATTGTGGCGCTGCCGGCCCCGGCCGGGCCGGTGAACCGGCTCAGTGGGTCCGGTCGCCCCGGTGCCGGACGACGGCGAGCGGGCTGTGGCAGTGGTGCAGCACGGCGTGGCTGACCGAGCCGAGCAGCAGCGCACCGAGGCTACCGCGCCCGTGCGCGCCGACCACCGTCAGCTGCGCGCCGACGGACTCCTCGACGAGCACCCGGGACGGGGTGGCGGCGGCGACCAGCTTCGGCCGTACCGTGACCTCCGGGTACCGCTCGGCCCAGCCGGCGATCGCCTCGGCCAGCACCCGCTGCTCGTCGGCGCGCAGCTCCTGCGGGTCGTACGCCAGCGGCACGACGTCGCCGAACGCCTCCCGGTAGGTCACCGGCTGCGGGTACAGCCAGGTGTGCACCACGACCAGCTCGGCGCCGCGCGCCGCGGCCTCGGCGAACGCGAACCCGACCGCCTCGTTCGACAGCGCGGAGCCGTCCACGCCGACCACCACCGGGCCGTCGGCGCGGGCCTCACCCCGGGCCACGAGCACCGGGCAGTCCGCGCGGGCGGAGAGCTGCACCGCGGCGGAGCCGACGAGGAGTTCGGCGAAGCCGCCCAGTCCCCGGTGACCCAGCACGAGCAGCGCGGCGTCGCGGCTCTCCCGCAGCAGCACCGCCACCGGACCGCCGTCGACGACCGCGCCGGTCACCGCCAGCTCCGCGTCGACCTTGCGGGCCTCGTCCACCGCCTCCTCGACCAGCTTCTCGGCCTCCTGGCGCAGCTCGATGTCGGGCAGCACCGGGGCGACCATGCCCAGCGGCGTGCCGACCAGCGGCCACAGGAAGGCGTTCACCACCCGCAGCGGCCGGTGCCGCAGCACCGCCTCGCGTGCGGCCAGCCGTACCGCGTCCAGCGCGGACGGGGAGCCGTCCACGCCCACCACGACGGGGGCACCGGTTCTGTCGGTCATCACGTCCTCCTTCGGTTCCCCTTCAGCCTGCGCCGACGGCCCCCACCTGGGCAGAGTCGATCCGCCCGGCACGTCCGGGACCATCGGCCCCTACCGGTCGGGCCGGCGGCGGGGTGGAATGGGACCAGTGCTCCCCTCCTGTCGACCCTGGAGGCGCGATGACCCCGCTGGAGATGCTCCGCGTCCACCCCTTCCTGGCCGGGCTGCCCGACGAGTGGCTGCCCCGGCTCACCGGTTACGCCCGCCCGGTGGTCTGGCACCCCGGGCACCGGCTGTTCCGCGCCGGCCAGCCGGCCGACCGGTTCTGGCTGGTCCGCGGCGGCCAGGTGGCGCTGGACTTCCCGGTGCCGGGCCGTGGTGACGTGGGCATCGAGACGATCGGGCCGGGCGGCGTGCTCGGCTGGTCCTGGCTGTTCCCGCCGTACCGCTGGCAGTTCGGCGCGGTCGCCACCCAGCGCAGCACCGCCGTCGAACTCGACGCCGACGGGGTACGCCGGCTGATGGAGTCCGACGACACGCTCGGCCGTCAGCTCACCACCCGGTTCATGAGCGTGGTGGTGGACCGCCTCCAGGCGTCCCGGGTCCGGCTGCTCGACCTGTACGGCTACCCGACGGCGGCGGCCAGCTGAACCGGCGCGCCGTCAGGTGACGGTGAGACCGCGGGCGGCGAACTGGCCGCGTACCCGGGTCAGCAGGCCGGCATCCGGCGGCTCGGTGTCCGCCAGCGGGAACGTCAGGCCCAGCTCGGCGTACTTGTGGGCGCCGAGCCGGTGGAACGGCAGCACCTCGACGCGCTGCACCGTCGCCAGCCCGGCGGCCACGTCGGCCACCCGCTCCACCTCGTCGACCGCGTCGGTCAGCCCGGGCACCAGCACGTACCGGATCCAGATGGGCGTACCCCGGTCGGCCAGCCGTTGCGCGAACCGCAGCGTCGGCGCGAGCCGGCCGGTGCCGGTGACCCGGCGGTACGTCTGCGGGTTGCCCGCCTTCACGTCGAGCAGCACCAGGTCGGTGGCGTCCAGCAGCGCGTCGTCGGCGCGGACGCCGAGGAAGCCGGACGTGTCGAGCGCGGTGTGCAGGCCGAGGTCGTCGTGGCAGCGGCGTAGCAGTTCCCGGGTGAACGCCGGTTGCAGCAGCGGCTCCCCGCCGCTGACCGTGACGCCACCACCCGCCACCTGGATGAAGCGGCGGTACCGGGTGGCGAGCGTGACCATCTCGTCCACCGTGCGGCGGCGACCGCTGCGGCCGTACCAGGTGTCCGGGCTGTGGCAGTAGCGGCAGCGCAGCGGGCAGCCGGCCAGGAAGACCACGAACCGGGTGCCCGGCCCGTCCACCCCGACCGAGGTGTCCCACGAGTGCACCGCGCCGGAGACGGCACCCGGCGCCGCCGGAGTCACCTCCGGCGCCGCCGGAGTCACCTCCGGCGCCGCCGGAGTCACCTCCGGCGGCGCGGGCAGGCGGCCGTTCACAGCGACCCGTGGAAGGTCCGCGACACCACGTCGCGCTGCTGCTCCGGCGTGAGCCGGACGAAGTTCACCGCGTACCCGGACACCCGGACGGTGAGCTGCGGGTACCGCTCCGGGTGCGCCATCGCGTCCAGCAGCGTGGCCCGGTCCAGCACGTTGACGTTGAGGTGGAACCCGCCGGCGTCCGCGTAGCCGTCGAGCACACCGGCCAGGTTCGCGATCCGCTCGTCGCGGGTGTGACCCAGGCCGTCCGGCGTCACGGTGCCGGTGAGCGAGATGCCGTCGCGGGCCGCGTCGTACGGCAGCTTCGCCACCGACAGCGCCGAGGCGACCAGACCGTGCGTGTCCCGCCCGTTCATCGGGTTCGCCCCCGGCGCGAACGGCTCACCGGCGCGCCGGCCGTCCGGCGTGTTGCCGGTGTGCTTGCCGTACACCACGTTCGAGGTGATGGTGAGCACCGACATGGTCAGCTCCGCGTCGCGGTACGTGCGCTGCCGGCGCAGCTTCTCCGCGAACGTCTCGACCAGCCACACCGCGATCTCGTCGGCCCGGTCGTCGTCGTTGCCGTACGTCGGGAACTCGCCCTCGACGGCGAAGTCGACGGCCAGGCCGGTGGCGTCGCGCAGCACCTTCACCCGGCCGTACCGGATGGCCGACAGGCTGTCCACGGCGACCGACAGGCCGGCGATGCCGGTGGCCATGAACCGGCGCACCGGGTGGTCGTGCAGCGCCATCTCCAGCCGCTCGTACGCGTACCTGTCGTGCTGGTGGTGGATCACGTTCAGCGCGTCCACGTACGTCTGCGCCAGCCAGTCCAGTGTCCGGTCGTACGCGGCCAGCACCTCGTCGTAGTCGAGCGTCTCGCCGCCCACCGGCGCGGCCGGCGGGGCCACCTGCGTGCCGGTCAGCTCGTCCCGGCCGCCGTTGATCGCGTACAGCAGCGCCTTCGCCAGGTTCGCCCGGGCGCCGAAGAACTGCATGTCCCGGCCGACCCGCATGGCCGACACGCAGCAGGCGATCGCGGTGTCGTCGTCGTACGCCGGGCGGATCAGCTCGTCGTTCTCGTACTGGATGGCGCTGGTGTCCAGCGACACCTGGGCGCAGAACCGCTTGAAGCCCTCGGGCAGCCGCGGCGACCAGAGCACAGTCAGGTTCGGCTCGGGCGCCGGGCCGAGGTTGTAGAGCGTCTGGAGGTAGCGGAACGCGGTGCGGGTGACCAGCGGCCGGCCGTCCGCGCCCATCCCGCCGAGCGACTCGGTGACCCAGGTCGGGTCGCCGGAGAACAGCTGGTCGTACTCGGGCGTGCGCAGGAAGCGGATGATCCGCAGCTTGATCACGAAGTCGTCGATCAGCTCCTGCGCGCCGCTCTCGTCCAGCCGCCCCTCGGCGATGTCCCGCCGCAGGTACGCGTCGACGAACCCGGCGGTGCGGCCGAGCGACATCGCGGCCCCGTTCTGCTCCTTCGTGGCGGCCAGGTAGGCGAAGTAGAGCCACTGGATCGCCTGCGCGCCGGTGGCGGCCGGGCGGGAGATGTCGAAGCCGTACGAGGCGGCCATCTCCTTCAGCTCACCGAGCGCGCGGATCTGCTCGGCCAGTTCCTCCCGGTCGCGGATCACGTCGTCGGTGCTGCGCCGGTCGTCCAGCGCCGCCTTGAGCGCGCGGCGCTCCTCGACCAGCCGGTCCACGCCGTACAGCGCCACCCGGCGGTAGTCGCCGATGATCCGCCCGCGCCCGTACGCGTCGGGCAGCCCGGTGATCACGTGCGAGCGCCGCGCGGCCAGCACGTTCGCC
It includes:
- a CDS encoding universal stress protein — encoded protein: MNRPVVAGVDGSPSSLAAADLAAATAVARSRPLLLVHGYLHPMGYGVPLNPYDLGVPAPTAESEKMLESVAADLAERHPGLRVQVRQVAGGPGATMVEESRRAELVVVGSRGVGGFAGLLLGSVSGQLAQHGHCPVLIVRPEEQPIPVDGPVLVGVDGSDSAAYAIELAADEADRRDAELVLMHVRSPERGAVAPEVAAEASTAARAEAAGLLAEAAARVRAAHPDLRVAERAVTAASPETALREASGEASLVVVGSRGRGGFAGLLLGSVSQALVQHSHCPVLVAHRPEPADD
- a CDS encoding universal stress protein, whose protein sequence is MTDRTGAPVVVGVDGSPSALDAVRLAAREAVLRHRPLRVVNAFLWPLVGTPLGMVAPVLPDIELRQEAEKLVEEAVDEARKVDAELAVTGAVVDGGPVAVLLRESRDAALLVLGHRGLGGFAELLVGSAAVQLSARADCPVLVARGEARADGPVVVGVDGSALSNEAVGFAFAEAAARGAELVVVHTWLYPQPVTYREAFGDVVPLAYDPQELRADEQRVLAEAIAGWAERYPEVTVRPKLVAAATPSRVLVEESVGAQLTVVGAHGRGSLGALLLGSVSHAVLHHCHSPLAVVRHRGDRTH
- a CDS encoding cyclic nucleotide-binding domain-containing protein; the protein is MTPLEMLRVHPFLAGLPDEWLPRLTGYARPVVWHPGHRLFRAGQPADRFWLVRGGQVALDFPVPGRGDVGIETIGPGGVLGWSWLFPPYRWQFGAVATQRSTAVELDADGVRRLMESDDTLGRQLTTRFMSVVVDRLQASRVRLLDLYGYPTAAAS
- the pflA gene encoding pyruvate formate-lyase-activating protein; protein product: MNGRLPAPPEVTPAAPEVTPAAPEVTPAAPGAVSGAVHSWDTSVGVDGPGTRFVVFLAGCPLRCRYCHSPDTWYGRSGRRRTVDEMVTLATRYRRFIQVAGGGVTVSGGEPLLQPAFTRELLRRCHDDLGLHTALDTSGFLGVRADDALLDATDLVLLDVKAGNPQTYRRVTGTGRLAPTLRFAQRLADRGTPIWIRYVLVPGLTDAVDEVERVADVAAGLATVQRVEVLPFHRLGAHKYAELGLTFPLADTEPPDAGLLTRVRGQFAARGLTVT
- the pflB gene encoding formate C-acetyltransferase; translation: MTATEPLAPWRGFHAGAWQETVDVADFVRHNHEPYTGDASFLTGPTPRTLAVWDRLREMFGEERRRGVYDVDAATPSTITSHAPGYIDRERELIVGLQTDAPLRRAIMPAGGLRMVETALRAYGREPDPRVHEIFTRYRRTHNDAVFDAYPANVLAARRSHVITGLPDAYGRGRIIGDYRRVALYGVDRLVEERRALKAALDDRRSTDDVIRDREELAEQIRALGELKEMAASYGFDISRPAATGAQAIQWLYFAYLAATKEQNGAAMSLGRTAGFVDAYLRRDIAEGRLDESGAQELIDDFVIKLRIIRFLRTPEYDQLFSGDPTWVTESLGGMGADGRPLVTRTAFRYLQTLYNLGPAPEPNLTVLWSPRLPEGFKRFCAQVSLDTSAIQYENDELIRPAYDDDTAIACCVSAMRVGRDMQFFGARANLAKALLYAINGGRDELTGTQVAPPAAPVGGETLDYDEVLAAYDRTLDWLAQTYVDALNVIHHQHDRYAYERLEMALHDHPVRRFMATGIAGLSVAVDSLSAIRYGRVKVLRDATGLAVDFAVEGEFPTYGNDDDRADEIAVWLVETFAEKLRRQRTYRDAELTMSVLTITSNVVYGKHTGNTPDGRRAGEPFAPGANPMNGRDTHGLVASALSVAKLPYDAARDGISLTGTVTPDGLGHTRDERIANLAGVLDGYADAGGFHLNVNVLDRATLLDAMAHPERYPQLTVRVSGYAVNFVRLTPEQQRDVVSRTFHGSL